In Amycolatopsis sp. EV170708-02-1, the following are encoded in one genomic region:
- a CDS encoding TauD/TfdA family dioxygenase → MSIELPDRVRLRPATVPDGGILEGPRLLRRLPEGVEERPYELFSLRPLGRVIGAEIGGVDLARPLTPELHAELNRALLEWKVLFFRDQDITSAHQRAFAANWGELETNPFIPKGDTEDTTRFARSATMPAFENIWHVDVTFRPAPALGSVLRLIEVPPVGGDTMWADMAAAYDNLPDDIRERVDGLTAVHDFIPGFDRFSDPELLLRHQDAFPPVEHPVVRTHPETGRRTLFVNQAFTTHIVGIDRDESDRLLRYLFSRAHIPEFQVRFAWRPGSVAFWDNRATQHYAVNDYHPYARVAERVAITGDRPF, encoded by the coding sequence ATGTCCATCGAACTGCCCGACCGTGTCCGTCTCCGTCCCGCGACCGTCCCCGACGGCGGGATCCTCGAAGGGCCGCGCCTGCTGCGGCGCCTGCCGGAAGGTGTCGAGGAACGCCCGTACGAGCTCTTCTCGCTACGCCCGCTGGGAAGGGTGATCGGCGCCGAGATCGGCGGCGTCGACCTCGCCCGGCCGCTGACGCCGGAGCTCCACGCCGAGCTGAACCGCGCGCTGCTGGAGTGGAAGGTGCTGTTCTTCCGCGACCAGGACATCACTTCGGCGCACCAGCGCGCGTTCGCCGCCAACTGGGGCGAACTGGAGACGAACCCGTTCATCCCGAAGGGCGACACCGAGGACACCACGCGGTTCGCCCGGTCCGCGACCATGCCCGCGTTCGAGAACATCTGGCACGTGGACGTCACGTTCCGGCCCGCGCCGGCGCTCGGCTCGGTCCTGCGGCTGATCGAGGTCCCGCCGGTGGGCGGCGACACGATGTGGGCCGACATGGCCGCCGCCTACGACAACCTGCCCGACGACATCCGCGAGCGCGTCGACGGGTTGACCGCGGTGCACGACTTCATCCCCGGCTTCGACCGCTTCTCCGACCCGGAGCTCCTGCTGCGTCACCAAGACGCGTTCCCGCCGGTCGAGCACCCCGTCGTCCGCACGCATCCGGAAACCGGCCGCCGCACCCTCTTCGTGAACCAGGCCTTCACGACGCATATCGTCGGCATCGACCGCGACGAGAGCGACAGGCTCCTGCGGTACCTGTTCAGCCGGGCGCATATCCCGGAGTTCCAGGTGCGCTTCGCCTGGCGGCCGGGTTCGGTGGCCTTCTGGGACAACCGCGCCACCCAGCATTACGCCGTCAACGACTACCACCCGTACGCGCGGGTGGCCGAACGCGTCGCCATCACGGGCGACCGGCCGTTCTGA
- a CDS encoding antitoxin, with product MGINFDELKNKATDALREHNDKIEGGLDKAADFAKSKFSGHDSQIDSGVEKAKGFINKFDDTPDNPQPQNPPQGQ from the coding sequence ATGGGCATCAACTTCGATGAATTGAAGAACAAGGCCACCGACGCTCTCCGCGAGCACAACGACAAGATCGAGGGCGGCCTGGACAAGGCGGCCGACTTCGCCAAGTCGAAGTTCTCCGGTCACGACTCCCAGATCGACTCGGGTGTCGAGAAGGCGAAGGGGTTCATCAACAAGTTCGACGACACCCCCGACAACCCCCAGCCCCAGAACCCGCCGCAGGGCCAGTAA
- a CDS encoding SAM-dependent methyltransferase, whose translation MTMIDHDAALKAVENSLDRPSAARVYDYFIGGDTHYAIDRNFAEKVRERLPLMGDYCKTSRQFLGRAVRHCAEQGIRQFVDIGSGLPTAGNVHEVADEARPQEDTHVLYIDNEPIALAHSTLLLADTADPDRHHAIAADLFDPEDLWERVMDSGIIDVREPIALVVNAVMHFIKDEQDPDGLLDFYRDRLAPGSLLVLSQMTNENPANEEERQALLDILEYYETTTNPGFLRTMDEFRRFFGGWPLLEPGLVYAPAWHPDEKTIFAASPSESRVIGGIARKP comes from the coding sequence ATGACGATGATCGATCACGACGCGGCGCTCAAGGCCGTCGAGAACAGCTTGGACCGGCCGTCCGCGGCCCGCGTCTACGACTACTTCATCGGCGGCGACACGCATTACGCCATCGACCGCAACTTCGCCGAGAAGGTGCGCGAGCGCCTGCCGCTGATGGGCGACTACTGCAAGACCAGCAGGCAGTTCCTCGGCCGCGCCGTGCGGCACTGCGCGGAACAGGGCATCAGGCAGTTCGTCGACATCGGCTCCGGGCTGCCGACGGCGGGCAACGTGCACGAGGTCGCCGACGAGGCGCGGCCACAGGAGGACACGCACGTCCTCTACATCGACAACGAGCCGATCGCGCTCGCGCATTCGACGCTGCTGCTCGCCGACACCGCCGACCCGGACCGCCACCACGCGATCGCGGCAGATCTCTTCGACCCCGAGGACCTCTGGGAACGGGTGATGGACTCCGGGATCATCGACGTCCGCGAGCCGATCGCGCTGGTGGTCAACGCGGTCATGCACTTCATCAAGGACGAGCAGGACCCGGACGGGCTGCTGGACTTCTACCGCGACCGGCTCGCGCCGGGTTCGCTGCTGGTGCTTTCGCAGATGACCAACGAGAACCCGGCCAACGAGGAGGAACGGCAGGCGCTGCTGGACATCCTCGAGTACTACGAGACCACGACGAACCCCGGTTTCCTGCGCACCATGGACGAGTTCCGGCGCTTCTTCGGCGGCTGGCCGCTGCTGGAGCCGGGCCTGGTCTACGCGCCGGCGTGGCACCCGGACGAGAAGACGATCTTCGCCGCTTCGCCTTCGGAGTCCCGCGTCATCGGCGGGATCGCCCGCAAGCCTTAG
- a CDS encoding PadR family transcriptional regulator gives MALEHAILVSLSERSGSGYELTRRFEKSIGLWWSATHQQIYRVLKRMEDAGWVTVDQVAQSGKPDKKVYTVGDAGRTELARWLAEPDPSATARELAVKIRGAALGDPAAVAAEVTRHRDAHAAQLDAYLLIEKRDFPDPSVLSGQSLHQFLVLRGGIRTEQGHVEWLEEVLQAFHHDA, from the coding sequence ATGGCATTGGAGCACGCGATCCTCGTTTCGCTGTCCGAGCGGTCCGGCTCGGGCTACGAGCTCACGCGTCGCTTCGAGAAGTCCATCGGACTGTGGTGGAGCGCCACCCACCAGCAGATCTACCGCGTCCTCAAGCGGATGGAGGACGCGGGCTGGGTCACCGTCGACCAGGTCGCGCAGTCCGGGAAGCCCGACAAGAAGGTGTACACCGTCGGCGACGCCGGGCGGACCGAACTGGCCCGCTGGCTCGCCGAACCCGATCCGTCGGCCACCGCCAGGGAGCTTGCCGTGAAGATCCGCGGCGCGGCGCTCGGCGATCCGGCCGCCGTCGCCGCCGAGGTCACCCGGCATCGCGACGCGCACGCGGCACAGCTCGACGCGTACCTGCTGATCGAGAAGCGCGACTTCCCCGACCCGAGCGTCCTCAGTGGACAGTCGTTGCACCAGTTCCTCGTGCTGCGCGGAGGAATCCGAACCGAACAGGGCCACGTCGAGTGGCTCGAGGAAGTCCTCCAGGCATTCCACCACGATGCGTAA
- a CDS encoding NADPH-dependent 2,4-dienoyl-CoA reductase, which yields MSPYPNLLSPLDLGFTTLRNRVIMGSMHTGLEDKEAHFPQLAEYYAERARGGVGLIVTGGFAPNRTGWLLPLASKLSTRAEAKAHKQLTDPVHEAGGKIALQILHAGRYSYHPLSVSASGIKAPINPFKPRALSGYGVLRQIRAFADCAFLAKEAGYDGVEIMGSEGYFINQFLAERTNKRTDKWGGSAENRRRIAVEIVRRTREAVGEDFVIIYRLSMLDLVEGGQSWEDVVALAKEVEEAGATIINTGIGWHEARVPTIVTSVPRAAFTWVTGKLKPHVGIPVVTSNRINMPEVAEEALASGDADLVSMARPFLADPEWIRKAETGREDEINTCIACNQACLDHAFKRKLVSCMVNPRAGHETTLTLSPTRKTKRVAVVGAGPAGLAAATGLAERGHTVELFEADDEIGGQFGIARKIPGKEEFAETIRYYARRLEVTGVKVRLGTRVAAADLIGAGFDEVVLATGVTPRVPSLPGIDHPKVLSYVDVVRHGKPVGGKVAVIGAGGIGVDVSEFLTHTTSPALDLDAWMAEWGVTDPERAAGGLTERKVEPSPRQVFLLQRKKSGIGAGLGKTSGWVHRAALKAKRVEQLTGVAYDRIDDDGLHITVGDKPRVLDVDTVVVCAGQEPVRDLVDDLRAAGLPVHLIGGADVAAELDAKRAIDQGTRLAAVL from the coding sequence ATGAGCCCGTACCCGAACCTGCTGTCCCCTCTCGATCTCGGCTTCACCACCCTGCGTAACAGGGTGATCATGGGCTCGATGCACACCGGCCTCGAAGACAAGGAAGCGCATTTCCCGCAACTGGCCGAGTACTACGCCGAACGCGCCCGCGGCGGCGTCGGGCTGATCGTCACCGGCGGCTTCGCGCCGAACCGGACCGGCTGGCTCCTGCCGCTGGCGTCGAAGCTCTCGACCCGCGCGGAAGCCAAGGCGCACAAGCAACTCACGGATCCGGTGCACGAGGCGGGCGGCAAGATCGCGCTGCAGATCCTGCACGCCGGCCGGTATTCCTACCACCCGCTGAGCGTTTCCGCGTCGGGTATCAAGGCGCCGATCAATCCCTTCAAACCGCGGGCCCTTTCCGGGTACGGCGTGCTGCGCCAGATCCGCGCGTTCGCCGATTGTGCCTTCCTGGCCAAGGAAGCGGGCTACGACGGCGTCGAGATCATGGGCTCCGAGGGCTACTTCATCAACCAGTTCCTCGCCGAGCGGACGAACAAACGCACCGACAAATGGGGTGGCAGCGCGGAGAACCGGCGCCGGATCGCCGTCGAGATCGTGCGCCGCACGCGGGAAGCGGTCGGCGAGGACTTCGTCATCATCTATCGACTGTCCATGTTGGACCTCGTCGAGGGCGGGCAAAGCTGGGAAGACGTCGTCGCGCTGGCCAAGGAGGTCGAAGAGGCGGGCGCGACGATCATCAACACCGGTATCGGCTGGCACGAGGCGCGGGTGCCGACGATCGTGACGTCCGTGCCGCGCGCGGCGTTCACCTGGGTGACGGGCAAGCTCAAACCGCATGTCGGGATCCCGGTGGTCACGTCGAACCGGATCAACATGCCCGAGGTCGCCGAGGAAGCGCTGGCGAGCGGCGACGCGGACCTGGTGTCGATGGCGCGGCCGTTCCTCGCCGACCCGGAATGGATCCGGAAGGCCGAGACCGGGCGCGAGGACGAGATCAACACCTGCATCGCGTGCAACCAGGCCTGCCTCGACCACGCCTTCAAGCGGAAGCTGGTGTCCTGCATGGTGAATCCGCGCGCGGGCCACGAGACGACGCTGACGCTTTCGCCCACCCGCAAGACCAAACGCGTCGCCGTCGTCGGCGCGGGGCCTGCCGGGCTCGCGGCCGCGACCGGGCTCGCCGAACGCGGGCACACGGTCGAACTCTTCGAAGCCGACGACGAGATCGGCGGCCAGTTCGGGATCGCGCGCAAGATCCCGGGCAAGGAGGAGTTCGCGGAGACCATCCGGTACTACGCGCGGCGGCTGGAGGTCACCGGCGTCAAGGTGCGCCTCGGCACCCGCGTCGCCGCCGCCGACCTGATCGGCGCCGGGTTCGACGAGGTCGTGCTGGCCACCGGCGTGACCCCTCGGGTGCCGTCGCTCCCCGGGATCGACCACCCCAAGGTTCTGTCCTATGTGGACGTCGTCCGGCACGGGAAACCGGTGGGCGGCAAGGTCGCGGTGATCGGCGCGGGCGGGATCGGCGTGGACGTCAGCGAATTCCTGACGCACACCACCTCCCCCGCGCTCGATCTGGACGCGTGGATGGCCGAATGGGGCGTCACCGATCCCGAGCGGGCCGCGGGCGGGCTGACCGAGCGGAAGGTCGAGCCGTCACCGCGGCAGGTCTTCCTGCTGCAGCGCAAGAAGTCCGGGATCGGCGCGGGGCTGGGCAAGACCAGCGGCTGGGTCCACCGTGCCGCGCTGAAGGCCAAACGCGTCGAGCAGCTCACCGGCGTCGCCTACGACCGGATCGACGACGACGGGCTGCACATCACCGTCGGTGACAAGCCGCGCGTGCTCGACGTGGACACCGTGGTCGTCTGCGCGGGACAGGAGCCGGTGCGCGACCTCGTCGACGACCTGCGCGCGGCCGGGCTGCCGGTGCATCTGATCGGCGGCGCCGACGTCGCGGCCGAACTGGACGCCAAACGGGCCATCGATCAGGGAACCCGCCTGGCCGCCGTTCTCTGA
- a CDS encoding prephenate dehydrogenase: MSLVRDVCVIGLGLIGGSLLRAAHSIGRTTFGATTSEADADAASRAGFDVTTQVEAALSKAAERDAMIVLAVPLPAVEEVLRTVSRVAGHCVLTDVTSVKGPVLDSVRRRAPYAKFVGGHPMAGTANSGWKASNPALFGGAAWVLGVEHDTDLTAWAEVAQLVLDVGAHVVPLPADSHDETVARISHLPHIFAAILATIGAQGGPLAMSLAAGSYTDGTRVAGSSPALVRAMTEGNRDALLPIVDEALGRLGAARGSLASTGGLAVTVNAGHEGAQAFAASKDAERAGVRVSLTAPDARDGLIALGERGGRITAIEGDTAIGEVS, translated from the coding sequence ATGAGCCTTGTGCGGGACGTATGCGTGATCGGGCTCGGGTTGATCGGTGGTTCGCTGCTGCGCGCGGCGCATTCGATCGGCCGCACCACGTTCGGGGCGACGACCTCCGAAGCTGACGCGGACGCCGCCAGCAGAGCGGGTTTCGACGTCACCACGCAGGTCGAAGCGGCGCTGAGCAAGGCGGCGGAGCGGGACGCGATGATCGTGCTCGCGGTGCCGCTGCCCGCGGTCGAGGAGGTGCTCCGGACCGTTTCGCGGGTCGCCGGGCACTGCGTCCTCACCGACGTGACCAGCGTGAAGGGCCCGGTGCTCGACTCGGTCCGGCGCCGCGCGCCGTACGCGAAGTTCGTCGGCGGGCATCCGATGGCCGGGACGGCGAACTCCGGCTGGAAGGCGAGCAATCCGGCGTTGTTCGGCGGCGCGGCGTGGGTGCTGGGCGTCGAACACGACACCGATCTGACGGCGTGGGCGGAGGTCGCCCAGCTCGTACTGGACGTCGGCGCGCACGTCGTGCCGCTGCCCGCGGACTCGCACGACGAGACGGTCGCGCGGATCTCGCATCTGCCGCATATCTTCGCGGCCATCCTGGCCACGATCGGCGCGCAGGGCGGGCCGCTGGCGATGTCGCTGGCCGCCGGGTCCTATACGGACGGCACGCGGGTGGCCGGATCGAGCCCGGCGCTGGTGCGGGCGATGACCGAGGGCAACCGGGACGCGCTGCTGCCGATCGTCGACGAGGCGCTCGGGCGGCTGGGCGCGGCGCGGGGCTCGCTGGCGTCGACGGGCGGTCTCGCTGTGACGGTCAACGCGGGCCACGAGGGCGCGCAAGCGTTTGCGGCCAGTAAGGACGCGGAACGCGCCGGGGTGCGGGTCAGCCTGACCGCCCCGGACGCGCGCGACGGCCTGATCGCGCTCGGCGAGCGCGGCGGCCGGATCACGGCCATCGAGGGCGACACCGCGATCGGCGAGGTCTCCTGA